One Bradyrhizobium sp. CCGB12 genomic window carries:
- a CDS encoding response regulator transcription factor gives MTNTRFTVFLVDDDASVLTALSRLLRTRGYEVRAFASPHAFLAEHDASIPGCAVFDVSMPDLDGLELQQELTTGGSQRPIIFLTGRGDIPTSVRAMRAGAIDFLTKPVRDVDLLAAIARAEKDDVSTRNRNAELQSINARLALLTPREREVMTHVITGRLNKQIAGDLGTVEKTVKVHRGRVMEKMGVRSVADLVRLAEKAGISGHGR, from the coding sequence ATGACGAACACCAGGTTCACCGTCTTCCTAGTCGATGACGATGCCAGCGTGCTGACGGCATTGTCGCGGCTGTTGCGCACGCGCGGCTACGAGGTCCGGGCGTTCGCCTCGCCGCATGCTTTTCTCGCAGAACATGATGCGTCGATACCCGGTTGCGCCGTGTTCGACGTTTCGATGCCAGATCTCGATGGCCTGGAACTGCAACAGGAGCTGACTACAGGAGGTTCGCAGCGGCCCATTATTTTTCTCACCGGGAGGGGGGATATCCCGACGAGTGTCCGTGCCATGCGCGCCGGCGCGATCGATTTTCTGACCAAGCCTGTTAGAGACGTGGACCTGCTGGCGGCCATTGCGCGCGCCGAAAAGGACGACGTCAGCACTCGCAACCGCAATGCCGAGCTGCAATCGATCAACGCCCGGCTCGCACTCCTGACGCCGCGCGAACGCGAAGTAATGACTCACGTCATCACCGGACGCCTCAACAAGCAAATCGCCGGCGACTTGGGAACGGTGGAGAAGACGGTCAAGGTCCATCGTGGGCGGGTGATGGAGAAAATGGGCGTGCGCTCCGTCGCGGATCTCGTCCGGCTGGCTGAAAAAGCCGGCATTTCCGGCCACGGCAGGTAA
- a CDS encoding response regulator: MAQALPRIAIVDDDPSVLKALARLLRARAFEASTYTSAREFLGALHEGLPECLIVDLQMPDMTGLELQRHLTSSGLRIPTIVITAHNEAGARERCESAGAAAFLSKPLQDTSLLAAIGAATGRAIQN, translated from the coding sequence ATGGCGCAAGCTTTGCCACGGATCGCAATTGTGGACGACGACCCATCGGTGCTGAAGGCATTGGCGAGGCTGCTAAGGGCGCGTGCGTTCGAAGCCAGCACCTACACGTCCGCGCGCGAGTTTCTCGGTGCACTCCATGAGGGCCTGCCGGAGTGCCTGATTGTCGATTTGCAAATGCCGGACATGACCGGTCTCGAACTTCAGCGGCATCTCACCAGCAGCGGGTTGCGAATTCCGACCATCGTGATCACCGCCCACAATGAAGCCGGGGCGCGCGAACGCTGTGAATCCGCAGGTGCCGCGGCATTTCTCTCAAAGCCGCTGCAGGATACCTCGCTGCTTGCAGCAATCGGAGCAGCAACGGGGCGCGCCATTCAAAACTAA
- a CDS encoding serine protease has translation MHRSTVCRLLILCGVLASTWANAACVDPALLARSTASIVQNYDERERDAHPGIIGVQGTGWFLSPTIMVTAEHVATAMKLSTTVWKPLEIAAGDGSELIGARIQRRVGGTPEKLAVIELQRAASDARSVAIRKEPLVPEEQVMTLAYPAGSSRPVGGRFVRFGEEGKLAGMVLLEMYEGENRLVIDHGASGAPVVDCNGRVAAVITNVLSQSLKLASREIRFSTAWGMPNVVSVPVQVLEEVK, from the coding sequence ATGCATAGGTCTACCGTTTGTCGATTGCTTATTCTTTGCGGTGTGCTGGCAAGCACTTGGGCCAATGCAGCATGTGTCGATCCCGCGCTGCTCGCACGCTCAACCGCCAGTATTGTGCAGAATTACGATGAGAGGGAGCGCGATGCGCATCCGGGCATCATCGGCGTCCAGGGAACCGGTTGGTTCCTCTCTCCAACCATTATGGTCACGGCCGAACACGTCGCGACAGCGATGAAACTCTCCACGACGGTGTGGAAGCCGCTCGAGATCGCAGCCGGAGATGGCAGCGAGCTAATCGGTGCACGCATCCAACGCCGGGTGGGAGGGACGCCAGAAAAACTGGCCGTAATCGAACTCCAACGCGCCGCTTCCGACGCGCGGAGCGTCGCTATTCGAAAGGAACCGCTCGTGCCAGAGGAGCAGGTCATGACGCTCGCCTATCCGGCTGGCAGCTCTCGTCCCGTGGGAGGACGCTTCGTTCGGTTCGGAGAGGAGGGGAAGCTCGCCGGCATGGTCCTGTTGGAAATGTACGAAGGGGAGAACCGCCTTGTCATTGATCACGGAGCCTCGGGGGCACCGGTGGTCGATTGCAACGGTCGCGTCGCGGCCGTCATTACGAATGTATTAAGCCAGAGTTTGAAATTGGCATCTCGCGAAATACGATTCTCGACGGCGTGGGGAATGCCCAACGTTGTTTCTGTGCCGGTCCAAGTGCTGGAAGAGGTAAAGTAG